A portion of the Canis lupus baileyi chromosome 6, mCanLup2.hap1, whole genome shotgun sequence genome contains these proteins:
- the UBAP2L gene encoding ubiquitin-associated protein 2-like isoform X19 produces the protein MMTSVGTNRARGNWEQPQNQNQMQHKQRPQATAEQIRLAQMISDHNDADFEEKVKQLIDITGKNQDECVIALHDCNGDVNRAINVLLEGNPDTHSWEMVGKKKGVSGQKDGGQTESNEEGKENRDRDRDYSRRRGGPPRRGRGASRGREFRGQENGLDGTKSGGPSGRGTERGRRGRGRGRGGSGRRGGRFSAQGMGTFNPADYAEPANTDDNYGNNSGNTWNNTGHFEPDDGTRLDFIGVEGSNYPRKFETAPGMIHPGAWRTATEEWGTEDWNEDLSETKIFTASNVSSVPLPAENVTITAGQRIDLAVLLGKTPSSVENDSSNLDPSQAPSLAQPLVFSNSKQSAITQPASGNTFSHHSMVSMLGKGFGDVGEAKGGSTTGSQFLEQFKTAQALAQLAAQHSQSGTTTTSSWDMGSASQSPSLVQYDLKNPNDSTVHSPFTKRQAFTPSSTMMEVFLQEKPSAVATSTAAPPPPSSPLPSKSTSAPQMSPGSSDNQSSSPQPAQQKLKQQKKKASLTSKIPALAVEMPGSADISGLNLQFGALQFGSEPVLSDYESTPTTSASSSQAPSSLYTSTASESSSTISSNQSQESGYQSGPIQSTTYTSQNNAQGPLYEQRSTQTRRYPSSISSSPQKDLTQAKNGFSSVQATQLQTTQSVEGATGPAVKSDSPSAPGIPPLSETVSAASLLTTAGQHSSSLGGLSHGEESPNTTTTQHSSTLSTQQNTLSSSTSSGRTSTSTLLHTSVDSEANLHSSSSTFSTTSSTVSAPPPVVSVSSSLNSGSSLGLSLSSNSTVTASTRSSVATTSGKAPPNLPPGVPPLLPNPYIMAPGLLHAYPPQVYGYDDLQMLQTRFPLDYYSIPFPTPTTPLTGRDGSLASNPYSGDLTKFGRGDASSPAPATTLAQPQQNQTQTHHTTQQTFLNPALPPGYSYTSLPYYTGVPGLPSTFQYGPAVFPVAPTSSKQHGVNVSVNASATPFQQPSGYGSHGYNTGRKYPPPYKHFWTAES, from the exons GCTACTGCGGAACAAATTCGACTTGCACAGATGATTTCAGACCATAATGATGCTGACTTTGAGGAAAAGGTGAAACAA ttgatTGATATCACTGGCAAGAACCAAGATGAATGTGTCATTGCTTTGCATGACTGCAATGGAGATGTCAACAGAGCCATCAATGTCCTACTGGAAGGAAACCCAGATACG CATTCGTGGGAGATGGTCGGGAAGAAGAAGGGAGTCTCAGGACAGAAGGATGGTGGCCAAACGGAATCCAACGAGGAAGGCAAAGAAAATCGAGACCGTGACAGAGACTATAGTCGGCGACGTGGTGGGCCACCAAGACGGGGGAGAGGTGCCAGCCGTGGACGAGAGT ttcgGGGTCAGGAAAATGGATTAGATGGCACCAAGAGTGGAGGGCCTTCTggaagaggcacagaaagaggcagaagaggaCGTGGCCGAGGCAGAG gtGGCTCTGGTAGACGAGGAGGAAGGTTTTCTGCTCAAGGAATGGG AACCTTTAACCCAGCTGATTATGCAGAGCCGGCCAATACTGATGATAACTATGGCAATAATAGCGGGAATACGTGGAACAACACTGGCCACTTCGAACCAGATGATGGGACGA gaCTTGATTTCATTGGGGTTGAGGGGTCAAATTATCCCCGAAAATTTGAGACTGCTCCTGGTATGATACATCCAG GTGCGTGGAGGACTGCAACAGAGGAATGGGGAACTGAAGATTGGAATGAAGAT CTTTCTGAGACCAAGATCTTCACTGCCTCTAATGTGTCTTCAGTACCTCTGCCTGCGGAGAATGTGACAATCACTGCTGGTCAGAG AATTGACCTTGCTGTTCTATTGGGGAAGACACCATCTTCAGTGGAGAATGATTCATCTAATCTGGATCCATCTCAGGCTCCTTCTCTTGCCCAGCCTCTTGTGTTCAGTAATTCGAAGCAGAGTGCCATAACACAGCCTGCTTCTGGAAACACATTTTCTCATCACAGTATG GTGAGCATGTTAGGGAAAGGATTTGGTGATGTCGGTGAAGCCAAAGGTGGCAGTACCACAGGCTCCCAGTTCTTGGAGCAGTTCAAGACTGCTCAGGCCCTGGCCCAATTGGCAGCACAACATTCTCAGTCTggaaccaccaccacctcctcttGGGACATGGGCTCTGCCTCCCAATCCCCTTCGCTGGTGCAGTACG ATTTGAAGAACCCAAATGATTCAACAGTGCACAGCCCCTTCACCAAACGCCAGGCTTTCACCCCATCTTCAACCATGATGGAGGTGTTCCTTCAGGAGAAGCCATCCGCAGTGGCTACCTCCACAGCTGCACCTCCACCCCCCTCTTCTCCTCTGCCAAGCAAATCCACCTCGGCCCCACAGATGTCTCCCGGGTCTTCAGACAACCAGTCCTCCAGTCCACAGCCGGCTCAGCAAAAATTGAAACAGCAGAAGAAAAAGGCCTCCTTGACTTCAAAG ATTCCTGCTCTGGCTGTGGAAATGCCTGGCTCAGCAGATATCTCAGGGCTAAACCTGCAGTTTGGGGCATTGCAGTTTGGGTCAGAGCCTGTCCTTTCTGATTATGAGTCCACCCCCACCACGAGCGCCTCTTCAAGCCAGGCTCCAAGTAGCCTCTATACCAGCACGGCCAG TGAATCTTCATCCACAATCTCATCTAACCAGAGTCAGGAATCCGGTTATCAGAGCGGTCCAATTCAGTCGACAACCTATACCTCCCAAAATAATGCTCAGGGTCCTCTGTATGAACAGAGGTCCACACAGACTCGGCGATACCCCAGCTCGATCTcctcatcaccccaaaaggaccTGACTCAGGCAAAG AATGGCTTCAGCTCTGTGCAGGCCACGCAGTTACAGACCACGCAATCTGTTGAAG GTGCTACAGGCCCTGCAGTGAAATCTGACTCACCTTCTGCTCCTGGCATCCCCCCTCTCAGTGAAACCGTGTCTGCAGCTTCCTTACTGACAACAGCCGGTCAACATTCATCATCGTTGGGTGGCTTGAGCCACGGTGAGGAGAGTCCAAATACTACCACCACACAACACAGCAG CACATTATCCACACAGCAGAATACCCTTTCGTCATCCACATCTTCGGGGCGCACTTCTACATCCACTCTTTTG CACACAAGCGTGGACAGTGAGGCGAACCTCCATTCTTCCTCCAGCACTTTTTCCACCACATCCAGCACGGTTTCTGCGCCTCCCCCAGTGGTCAGTGTCTCTTCCAGTCTCAACAGCGGCAGCAGCTTGGGCCTCAGCCTCAGCAGCAATTCCACTGTAACAGCCTCGACTCGGAGCTCAGTTGCTACAACTTCAG GAAAAGCTCCTCCCAACCTCCCTCCTGGGGTCCCGCCATTGTTGCCTAATCCGTACATTATGGCTCCTGGGCTGTTACATGCCTATCCG CCACAAGTATATGGTTATGATGACTTACAGATGCTTCAGACAAGGTTTCCCTTG GATTACTACAGCATCCCATTTCCCACGCCCACCACTCCACTGACTGGGAGGGATGGTAGCCTGGCCAGCAACCCTTACTCTG GTGACCTCACAAAGTTTGGCCGTGGGGATgcctcctccccggccccggccACAACCTTGGCCCAACCCCAACAGAACCAGACGCAGACTCACCACACCACACAGCAGACATTCCTGAACCCGGCGCTGCCTCCTGGCTACAGTTATACCAGCCTGCCATACTACACAGGGGTTCCGGGCCTCCCCAGCACCTTCCAGTATGGGCCTGCTGTGTTCCCT GTGGCTCCTACCTCTTCCAAGCAGCATGGTGTGAATGTCAGCGTGAATGCATCGGCCACCCCTTTCCAACAGCCAAGTGGATATGGGTCTCATGGATACAACACTG GAAGAAAATATCCACCCCCTTACAAGCATTTCTGGACGGCAGAGAGCTAA
- the UBAP2L gene encoding ubiquitin-associated protein 2-like isoform X20: protein MMTSVGTNRARGNWEQPQNQNQMQHKQRPQATAEQIRLAQMISDHNDADFEEKVKQLIDITGKNQDECVIALHDCNGDVNRAINVLLEGNPDTHSWEMVGKKKGVSGQKDGGQTESNEEGKENRDRDRDYSRRRGGPPRRGRGASRGREFRGQENGLDGTKSGGPSGRGTERGRRGRGRGRGGSGRRGGRFSAQGMGTFNPADYAEPANTDDNYGNNSGNTWNNTGHFEPDDGTRLDFIGVEGSNYPRKFETAPGAWRTATEEWGTEDWNEDLSETKIFTASNVSSVPLPAENVTITAGQRIDLAVLLGKTPSSVENDSSNLDPSQAPSLAQPLVFSNSKQSAITQPASGNTFSHHSMVSMLGKGFGDVGEAKGGSTTGSQFLEQFKTAQALAQLAAQHSQSGTTTTSSWDMGSASQSPSLVQYDLKNPNDSTVHSPFTKRQAFTPSSTMMEVFLQEKPSAVATSTAAPPPPSSPLPSKSTSAPQMSPGSSDNQSSSPQPAQQKLKQQKKKASLTSKIPALAVEMPGSADISGLNLQFGALQFGSEPVLSDYESTPTTSASSSQAPSSLYTSTASESSSTISSNQSQESGYQSGPIQSTTYTSQNNAQGPLYEQRSTQTRRYPSSISSSPQKDLTQAKNGFSSVQATQLQTTQSVEGATGPAVKSDSPSAPGIPPLSETVSAASLLTTAGQHSSSLGGLSHGEESPNTTTTQHSSTLSTQQNTLSSSTSSGRTSTSTLLHTSVDSEANLHSSSSTFSTTSSTVSAPPPVVSVSSSLNSGSSLGLSLSSNSTVTASTRSSVATTSGKAPPNLPPGVPPLLPNPYIMAPGLLHAYPPQVYGYDDLQMLQTRFPLDYYSIPFPTPTTPLTGRDGSLASNPYSGDLTKFGRGDASSPAPATTLAQPQQNQTQTHHTTQQTFLNPALPPGYSYTSLPYYTGVPGLPSTFQYGPAVFPVAPTSSKQHGVNVSVNASATPFQQPSGYGSHGYNTGRKYPPPYKHFWTAES, encoded by the exons GCTACTGCGGAACAAATTCGACTTGCACAGATGATTTCAGACCATAATGATGCTGACTTTGAGGAAAAGGTGAAACAA ttgatTGATATCACTGGCAAGAACCAAGATGAATGTGTCATTGCTTTGCATGACTGCAATGGAGATGTCAACAGAGCCATCAATGTCCTACTGGAAGGAAACCCAGATACG CATTCGTGGGAGATGGTCGGGAAGAAGAAGGGAGTCTCAGGACAGAAGGATGGTGGCCAAACGGAATCCAACGAGGAAGGCAAAGAAAATCGAGACCGTGACAGAGACTATAGTCGGCGACGTGGTGGGCCACCAAGACGGGGGAGAGGTGCCAGCCGTGGACGAGAGT ttcgGGGTCAGGAAAATGGATTAGATGGCACCAAGAGTGGAGGGCCTTCTggaagaggcacagaaagaggcagaagaggaCGTGGCCGAGGCAGAG gtGGCTCTGGTAGACGAGGAGGAAGGTTTTCTGCTCAAGGAATGGG AACCTTTAACCCAGCTGATTATGCAGAGCCGGCCAATACTGATGATAACTATGGCAATAATAGCGGGAATACGTGGAACAACACTGGCCACTTCGAACCAGATGATGGGACGA gaCTTGATTTCATTGGGGTTGAGGGGTCAAATTATCCCCGAAAATTTGAGACTGCTCCTG GTGCGTGGAGGACTGCAACAGAGGAATGGGGAACTGAAGATTGGAATGAAGAT CTTTCTGAGACCAAGATCTTCACTGCCTCTAATGTGTCTTCAGTACCTCTGCCTGCGGAGAATGTGACAATCACTGCTGGTCAGAG AATTGACCTTGCTGTTCTATTGGGGAAGACACCATCTTCAGTGGAGAATGATTCATCTAATCTGGATCCATCTCAGGCTCCTTCTCTTGCCCAGCCTCTTGTGTTCAGTAATTCGAAGCAGAGTGCCATAACACAGCCTGCTTCTGGAAACACATTTTCTCATCACAGTATG GTGAGCATGTTAGGGAAAGGATTTGGTGATGTCGGTGAAGCCAAAGGTGGCAGTACCACAGGCTCCCAGTTCTTGGAGCAGTTCAAGACTGCTCAGGCCCTGGCCCAATTGGCAGCACAACATTCTCAGTCTggaaccaccaccacctcctcttGGGACATGGGCTCTGCCTCCCAATCCCCTTCGCTGGTGCAGTACG ATTTGAAGAACCCAAATGATTCAACAGTGCACAGCCCCTTCACCAAACGCCAGGCTTTCACCCCATCTTCAACCATGATGGAGGTGTTCCTTCAGGAGAAGCCATCCGCAGTGGCTACCTCCACAGCTGCACCTCCACCCCCCTCTTCTCCTCTGCCAAGCAAATCCACCTCGGCCCCACAGATGTCTCCCGGGTCTTCAGACAACCAGTCCTCCAGTCCACAGCCGGCTCAGCAAAAATTGAAACAGCAGAAGAAAAAGGCCTCCTTGACTTCAAAG ATTCCTGCTCTGGCTGTGGAAATGCCTGGCTCAGCAGATATCTCAGGGCTAAACCTGCAGTTTGGGGCATTGCAGTTTGGGTCAGAGCCTGTCCTTTCTGATTATGAGTCCACCCCCACCACGAGCGCCTCTTCAAGCCAGGCTCCAAGTAGCCTCTATACCAGCACGGCCAG TGAATCTTCATCCACAATCTCATCTAACCAGAGTCAGGAATCCGGTTATCAGAGCGGTCCAATTCAGTCGACAACCTATACCTCCCAAAATAATGCTCAGGGTCCTCTGTATGAACAGAGGTCCACACAGACTCGGCGATACCCCAGCTCGATCTcctcatcaccccaaaaggaccTGACTCAGGCAAAG AATGGCTTCAGCTCTGTGCAGGCCACGCAGTTACAGACCACGCAATCTGTTGAAG GTGCTACAGGCCCTGCAGTGAAATCTGACTCACCTTCTGCTCCTGGCATCCCCCCTCTCAGTGAAACCGTGTCTGCAGCTTCCTTACTGACAACAGCCGGTCAACATTCATCATCGTTGGGTGGCTTGAGCCACGGTGAGGAGAGTCCAAATACTACCACCACACAACACAGCAG CACATTATCCACACAGCAGAATACCCTTTCGTCATCCACATCTTCGGGGCGCACTTCTACATCCACTCTTTTG CACACAAGCGTGGACAGTGAGGCGAACCTCCATTCTTCCTCCAGCACTTTTTCCACCACATCCAGCACGGTTTCTGCGCCTCCCCCAGTGGTCAGTGTCTCTTCCAGTCTCAACAGCGGCAGCAGCTTGGGCCTCAGCCTCAGCAGCAATTCCACTGTAACAGCCTCGACTCGGAGCTCAGTTGCTACAACTTCAG GAAAAGCTCCTCCCAACCTCCCTCCTGGGGTCCCGCCATTGTTGCCTAATCCGTACATTATGGCTCCTGGGCTGTTACATGCCTATCCG CCACAAGTATATGGTTATGATGACTTACAGATGCTTCAGACAAGGTTTCCCTTG GATTACTACAGCATCCCATTTCCCACGCCCACCACTCCACTGACTGGGAGGGATGGTAGCCTGGCCAGCAACCCTTACTCTG GTGACCTCACAAAGTTTGGCCGTGGGGATgcctcctccccggccccggccACAACCTTGGCCCAACCCCAACAGAACCAGACGCAGACTCACCACACCACACAGCAGACATTCCTGAACCCGGCGCTGCCTCCTGGCTACAGTTATACCAGCCTGCCATACTACACAGGGGTTCCGGGCCTCCCCAGCACCTTCCAGTATGGGCCTGCTGTGTTCCCT GTGGCTCCTACCTCTTCCAAGCAGCATGGTGTGAATGTCAGCGTGAATGCATCGGCCACCCCTTTCCAACAGCCAAGTGGATATGGGTCTCATGGATACAACACTG GAAGAAAATATCCACCCCCTTACAAGCATTTCTGGACGGCAGAGAGCTAA
- the UBAP2L gene encoding ubiquitin-associated protein 2-like isoform X17: MMTSVGTNRARGNWEQPQNQNQMQHKQRPQATAEQIRLAQMISDHNDADFEEKVKQLIDITGKNQDECVIALHDCNGDVNRAINVLLEGNPDTHSWEMVGKKKGVSGQKDGGQTESNEEGKENRDRDRDYSRRRGGPPRRGRGASRGRECMHRALSKPAVVRGQENGLDGTKSGGPSGRGTERGRRGRGRGRGGSGRRGGRFSAQGMGTFNPADYAEPANTDDNYGNNSGNTWNNTGHFEPDDGTRLDFIGVEGSNYPRKFETAPGMIHPGAWRTATEEWGTEDWNEDLSETKIFTASNVSSVPLPAENVTITAGQRIDLAVLLGKTPSSVENDSSNLDPSQAPSLAQPLVFSNSKQSAITQPASGNTFSHHSMVSMLGKGFGDVGEAKGGSTTGSQFLEQFKTAQALAQLAAQHSQSGTTTTSSWDMGSASQSPSLVQYDLKNPNDSTVHSPFTKRQAFTPSSTMMEVFLQEKPSAVATSTAAPPPPSSPLPSKSTSAPQMSPGSSDNQSSSPQPAQQKLKQQKKKASLTSKIPALAVEMPGSADISGLNLQFGALQFGSEPVLSDYESTPTTSASSSQAPSSLYTSTASESSSTISSNQSQESGYQSGPIQSTTYTSQNNAQGPLYEQRSTQTRRYPSSISSSPQKDLTQAKNGFSSVQATQLQTTQSVEGATGPAVKSDSPSAPGIPPLSETVSAASLLTTAGQHSSSLGGLSHGEESPNTTTTQHSSTLSTQQNTLSSSTSSGRTSTSTLLHTSVDSEANLHSSSSTFSTTSSTVSAPPPVVSVSSSLNSGSSLGLSLSSNSTVTASTRSSVATTSGKAPPNLPPGVPPLLPNPYIMAPGLLHAYPPQVYGYDDLQMLQTRFPLDYYSIPFPTPTTPLTGRDGSLASNPYSGDLTKFGRGDASSPAPATTLAQPQQNQTQTHHTTQQTFLNPALPPGYSYTSLPYYTGVPGLPSTFQYGPAVFPVAPTSSKQHGVNVSVNASATPFQQPSGYGSHGYNTGRKYPPPYKHFWTAES, encoded by the exons GCTACTGCGGAACAAATTCGACTTGCACAGATGATTTCAGACCATAATGATGCTGACTTTGAGGAAAAGGTGAAACAA ttgatTGATATCACTGGCAAGAACCAAGATGAATGTGTCATTGCTTTGCATGACTGCAATGGAGATGTCAACAGAGCCATCAATGTCCTACTGGAAGGAAACCCAGATACG CATTCGTGGGAGATGGTCGGGAAGAAGAAGGGAGTCTCAGGACAGAAGGATGGTGGCCAAACGGAATCCAACGAGGAAGGCAAAGAAAATCGAGACCGTGACAGAGACTATAGTCGGCGACGTGGTGGGCCACCAAGACGGGGGAGAGGTGCCAGCCGTGGACGAGAGTGTATGCATAGGGCTTTATCAAAACCAGCTGTGG ttcgGGGTCAGGAAAATGGATTAGATGGCACCAAGAGTGGAGGGCCTTCTggaagaggcacagaaagaggcagaagaggaCGTGGCCGAGGCAGAG gtGGCTCTGGTAGACGAGGAGGAAGGTTTTCTGCTCAAGGAATGGG AACCTTTAACCCAGCTGATTATGCAGAGCCGGCCAATACTGATGATAACTATGGCAATAATAGCGGGAATACGTGGAACAACACTGGCCACTTCGAACCAGATGATGGGACGA gaCTTGATTTCATTGGGGTTGAGGGGTCAAATTATCCCCGAAAATTTGAGACTGCTCCTGGTATGATACATCCAG GTGCGTGGAGGACTGCAACAGAGGAATGGGGAACTGAAGATTGGAATGAAGAT CTTTCTGAGACCAAGATCTTCACTGCCTCTAATGTGTCTTCAGTACCTCTGCCTGCGGAGAATGTGACAATCACTGCTGGTCAGAG AATTGACCTTGCTGTTCTATTGGGGAAGACACCATCTTCAGTGGAGAATGATTCATCTAATCTGGATCCATCTCAGGCTCCTTCTCTTGCCCAGCCTCTTGTGTTCAGTAATTCGAAGCAGAGTGCCATAACACAGCCTGCTTCTGGAAACACATTTTCTCATCACAGTATG GTGAGCATGTTAGGGAAAGGATTTGGTGATGTCGGTGAAGCCAAAGGTGGCAGTACCACAGGCTCCCAGTTCTTGGAGCAGTTCAAGACTGCTCAGGCCCTGGCCCAATTGGCAGCACAACATTCTCAGTCTggaaccaccaccacctcctcttGGGACATGGGCTCTGCCTCCCAATCCCCTTCGCTGGTGCAGTACG ATTTGAAGAACCCAAATGATTCAACAGTGCACAGCCCCTTCACCAAACGCCAGGCTTTCACCCCATCTTCAACCATGATGGAGGTGTTCCTTCAGGAGAAGCCATCCGCAGTGGCTACCTCCACAGCTGCACCTCCACCCCCCTCTTCTCCTCTGCCAAGCAAATCCACCTCGGCCCCACAGATGTCTCCCGGGTCTTCAGACAACCAGTCCTCCAGTCCACAGCCGGCTCAGCAAAAATTGAAACAGCAGAAGAAAAAGGCCTCCTTGACTTCAAAG ATTCCTGCTCTGGCTGTGGAAATGCCTGGCTCAGCAGATATCTCAGGGCTAAACCTGCAGTTTGGGGCATTGCAGTTTGGGTCAGAGCCTGTCCTTTCTGATTATGAGTCCACCCCCACCACGAGCGCCTCTTCAAGCCAGGCTCCAAGTAGCCTCTATACCAGCACGGCCAG TGAATCTTCATCCACAATCTCATCTAACCAGAGTCAGGAATCCGGTTATCAGAGCGGTCCAATTCAGTCGACAACCTATACCTCCCAAAATAATGCTCAGGGTCCTCTGTATGAACAGAGGTCCACACAGACTCGGCGATACCCCAGCTCGATCTcctcatcaccccaaaaggaccTGACTCAGGCAAAG AATGGCTTCAGCTCTGTGCAGGCCACGCAGTTACAGACCACGCAATCTGTTGAAG GTGCTACAGGCCCTGCAGTGAAATCTGACTCACCTTCTGCTCCTGGCATCCCCCCTCTCAGTGAAACCGTGTCTGCAGCTTCCTTACTGACAACAGCCGGTCAACATTCATCATCGTTGGGTGGCTTGAGCCACGGTGAGGAGAGTCCAAATACTACCACCACACAACACAGCAG CACATTATCCACACAGCAGAATACCCTTTCGTCATCCACATCTTCGGGGCGCACTTCTACATCCACTCTTTTG CACACAAGCGTGGACAGTGAGGCGAACCTCCATTCTTCCTCCAGCACTTTTTCCACCACATCCAGCACGGTTTCTGCGCCTCCCCCAGTGGTCAGTGTCTCTTCCAGTCTCAACAGCGGCAGCAGCTTGGGCCTCAGCCTCAGCAGCAATTCCACTGTAACAGCCTCGACTCGGAGCTCAGTTGCTACAACTTCAG GAAAAGCTCCTCCCAACCTCCCTCCTGGGGTCCCGCCATTGTTGCCTAATCCGTACATTATGGCTCCTGGGCTGTTACATGCCTATCCG CCACAAGTATATGGTTATGATGACTTACAGATGCTTCAGACAAGGTTTCCCTTG GATTACTACAGCATCCCATTTCCCACGCCCACCACTCCACTGACTGGGAGGGATGGTAGCCTGGCCAGCAACCCTTACTCTG GTGACCTCACAAAGTTTGGCCGTGGGGATgcctcctccccggccccggccACAACCTTGGCCCAACCCCAACAGAACCAGACGCAGACTCACCACACCACACAGCAGACATTCCTGAACCCGGCGCTGCCTCCTGGCTACAGTTATACCAGCCTGCCATACTACACAGGGGTTCCGGGCCTCCCCAGCACCTTCCAGTATGGGCCTGCTGTGTTCCCT GTGGCTCCTACCTCTTCCAAGCAGCATGGTGTGAATGTCAGCGTGAATGCATCGGCCACCCCTTTCCAACAGCCAAGTGGATATGGGTCTCATGGATACAACACTG GAAGAAAATATCCACCCCCTTACAAGCATTTCTGGACGGCAGAGAGCTAA